The Parabacteroides timonensis sequence CTATTGCCAATATGGCTGCTATTATGGGACGCGAATCGGCTTACTCCGGTGCAGAAACAACTTGGGATGCTATGACGGCTTCTCCGTTGGATTATACTCCGAAAGACCTGAATCTGGGTAAGATGGATATGAGTACATTTACTGTTCCGGTTCCGGGTAAACCTCTTGAACAAAAGAAATAAGATATGACTCTGAATAGAAGAAACTTTTTAAGAACAACCCTTTCCGGTGCTGCAGTTGCTGCTGTCAGTACCGGGGCGTTGGCTTCCTGTGCCGGCAAGGCTTCTTCGGATGAAAAATGTCCGGAGACTAAATCTTGCTGTAACAGTAATGCAAAACTGAACCTTTCTTTCCAGGAAGGAACTCCCCCGGGTGAAAGCCTCAACGAGAAGTTCGATTATATGGAGAAGATGGGTATCGTCGGTTTTGAACCGGGCGGACGCGGATTGAAAGACCGTGTGGGTGAGATCAAACAAGCCCTGAACGGACGTAACATCAAAGTCAGTGCCATCTGTGCAGGTTTCGAAGGTTTTATCCTTTCTACCGATCCGGCTATCCGTCAGAAATGTATGGATACAATGAAAGAGATCATTACGGCTGCCGGCGAACTGGGTTCGACAGGCGTTATCATCGTTCCGGCGTTCAACGGACAGGTGCCGGCACTTCCTCATAACCAGGAAACCCGCGACTTCCTTTGCGAACAGTTCAACGAGATGGGTAACCATGCGGCTCAGAACGGAACGACCGTTATTTTTGAACCATTGAACCGTAAAGAATGTTTCTATATGCGTCAGGTAGCCGATGCTGCTTCCGTATGCCGGGATATCAATAATCCGGGCGTTCGTTGCATGGGTGACTTCTGGCATATGACCTGGGAAGAAACTTCCGACATGGGAGCGTTCCTCTCGGCGGGCGACTATCTGCAACACGTACACGTAGCAAGCCGCAAACGACGCAGCATGCCGGGTGAAGACGGTGATGCGGATAACTATATAAATGGCTTCAAAGGCCTGAAGATGTTGGGTTATGATAAATATGTAAGTTTCGAATGCGGATGTCAGGGTGATCGTAACACGGTTCTTCCTGCCGCAGTGGAATTATTACGCAAACAATGGGAAGAAGCATAAATTATGCCTTTAGTATATCCTAATATGCAAATGAGCGAGGTGGTGGAAGAACATCCCTCGCTCATTCCTGTAATCAACCGGTTTGGTATCCGCCTTGGATTAGGCGACAAATCGGTGAAAACGATCTGTGACGAATATCAGTTGGATACGGATTTCCTGCTGACAGTGATCAATACGTTCCTGAATGAAGAGTATTTTCCGGAGAGGAAGCTACAAACATTCCATACTTCGCAGATCATCGATTACCTGACCAAGACCAACCAGTATTATTTACGTTATCAACTGCCGAACATAGAGCGGCATCTTACCTCTTTTATCTCTATGAGTACACCGGGCAACAATACGTTGAACCTGATCGGTAAATTCTTCTCTTCTTTTAAGGAAGAGTTGACATCACGCATAGAGAAAGACGATCAGATATGGTTTCCCTATTGTCTGTCTTTAAGTGAAAAGATCAACGGCTGTCAGGCCTCGGATGGAGCCGAAGTGCTTCAGCTCGGTGGCGAGCAACGGTTGGAAGACCCTATTGAAGCCTTGCTTTCCGACTTGAAAGGCATTATGGTTAAACATCTTTCGGGCGATTATAACGAGAATTTATGTTATGCCGTGATCTTCGGGATCAGCAGTCTCGCGAAAGACATCAAGCAACATAACCGTATCCGCTACCGTATTCTTACTCCGATGGTTTCGGCTATGGAAAAACTGTGTAAATAACTCCTGTTGATGCATAGAACCAGGCAAATAGCAATCATTTTATCCGATACTTTGCAGAGTATTGGTCTTCAGAGCTTGCTTACCGACTATTTCCCTCCTGTGGAAGTGTGTTGGTTCCCTACGTTCGATGCATTCAATATCGATGGTTGTAACGATACGTTCGATTACTATTTTACCTCACCCGAGACACAGGTTATGAACGGTGATTTTTTCCTTCCCCGTCGTAGTAAGACGATTGTGTTAATCAATGGGGGAGAAGGAGACGGTGGAATTTCTACAACGAATCATATCACGATAAAAGCTTCCCAGGAGATTATCATCGAGCAGTTGCAGCAATTGCTGACCAACGATAACTCCGGTAATTTATCCGGGGATACGAACAAAGATCTTTCCACTCGCGAAACCGATGTCCTCCAATTGATCGTAAAAGGTATCACCAACAAGGAAATAGCCGATAAATTAAGTATCAGTCTTAACACAGTTCTTACTCACCGGAAGAACATCACTACTAAATTAGGCATTAAAACCGTTTCCGGCCTGACTTTCTATGCCATCATGAACGGGATCATTTCGGGTGATGATATAGA is a genomic window containing:
- a CDS encoding TIM barrel protein codes for the protein MTLNRRNFLRTTLSGAAVAAVSTGALASCAGKASSDEKCPETKSCCNSNAKLNLSFQEGTPPGESLNEKFDYMEKMGIVGFEPGGRGLKDRVGEIKQALNGRNIKVSAICAGFEGFILSTDPAIRQKCMDTMKEIITAAGELGSTGVIIVPAFNGQVPALPHNQETRDFLCEQFNEMGNHAAQNGTTVIFEPLNRKECFYMRQVADAASVCRDINNPGVRCMGDFWHMTWEETSDMGAFLSAGDYLQHVHVASRKRRSMPGEDGDADNYINGFKGLKMLGYDKYVSFECGCQGDRNTVLPAAVELLRKQWEEA
- a CDS encoding helix-turn-helix transcriptional regulator; amino-acid sequence: MQMSEVVEEHPSLIPVINRFGIRLGLGDKSVKTICDEYQLDTDFLLTVINTFLNEEYFPERKLQTFHTSQIIDYLTKTNQYYLRYQLPNIERHLTSFISMSTPGNNTLNLIGKFFSSFKEELTSRIEKDDQIWFPYCLSLSEKINGCQASDGAEVLQLGGEQRLEDPIEALLSDLKGIMVKHLSGDYNENLCYAVIFGISSLAKDIKQHNRIRYRILTPMVSAMEKLCK
- a CDS encoding helix-turn-helix transcriptional regulator — translated: MHRTRQIAIILSDTLQSIGLQSLLTDYFPPVEVCWFPTFDAFNIDGCNDTFDYYFTSPETQVMNGDFFLPRRSKTIVLINGGEGDGGISTTNHITIKASQEIIIEQLQQLLTNDNSGNLSGDTNKDLSTRETDVLQLIVKGITNKEIADKLSISLNTVLTHRKNITTKLGIKTVSGLTFYAIMNGIISGDDIEL